In a genomic window of Mycolicibacterium neoaurum VKM Ac-1815D:
- the carA gene encoding glutamine-hydrolyzing carbamoyl-phosphate synthase small subunit → MTVSDKRSGTAERALLVLEDGRVFTGTAFGAIGQTLGEAVFSTGMSGYQETLTDPSYHRQIVVATAPQIGNTGWNGEDGESRDDRIWVAGYAIRDASPRPSSWRATGTLDHELQRQGIVGIAGIDTRAVVRHLRTAGSMKAGIFSGAALADGAEVDTLVDRVRNQPSMLGADLAGEVSTDSLYTVDPAGEHRFTVAAIDLGIKTNTPRNFAKRGIRTHVLPSAATFAQIAELNPDGVFLSNGPGDPATADHIVEVTREVLGAGIPLFGICFGNQILGRALGRSTYKMTFGHRGINIPVIDHATRSVAITAQNHGFALEGEAGEEFDTDFGRAIVSHTCANDGTVEGIKLIDGSAFSVQYHPEAAAGPRDAEYLFDQFIDLLGRKAGEK, encoded by the coding sequence GTGACGGTCAGCGACAAGCGCAGCGGTACCGCGGAGCGTGCCCTGCTCGTGCTGGAGGACGGCCGGGTGTTCACCGGGACCGCCTTCGGCGCGATCGGACAGACGCTGGGTGAGGCGGTGTTCTCCACCGGCATGTCCGGCTACCAGGAGACGCTGACCGACCCGAGCTACCACCGCCAGATCGTGGTCGCCACCGCGCCGCAGATCGGCAACACCGGTTGGAACGGCGAGGACGGCGAGAGCCGCGACGACAGGATCTGGGTCGCCGGTTATGCGATCCGCGACGCCTCGCCGCGCCCGTCGAGCTGGCGTGCCACCGGCACCCTCGACCACGAGCTGCAGCGCCAGGGCATCGTCGGGATCGCCGGGATCGACACCCGGGCGGTCGTGCGGCATCTGCGCACGGCCGGCTCGATGAAGGCGGGCATCTTCTCCGGTGCCGCCCTCGCCGACGGCGCAGAGGTGGACACCCTCGTCGACCGGGTGCGCAACCAGCCCTCGATGCTGGGAGCCGACCTGGCCGGTGAGGTGTCCACCGACTCGCTGTACACGGTGGATCCCGCCGGCGAGCACCGGTTCACGGTCGCCGCGATCGACCTGGGCATCAAGACCAACACCCCGCGCAACTTCGCCAAGCGCGGCATCCGCACCCACGTGCTGCCCTCGGCCGCCACGTTCGCCCAGATCGCCGAGCTCAACCCCGACGGTGTGTTCCTGTCCAACGGGCCGGGCGACCCGGCCACCGCCGATCACATCGTCGAGGTCACCCGCGAGGTGCTCGGCGCTGGAATCCCGTTGTTCGGAATCTGTTTCGGCAACCAGATCCTCGGTCGCGCGCTGGGCCGGTCGACCTACAAGATGACCTTCGGGCACCGCGGCATCAACATCCCGGTGATCGACCACGCCACCCGCAGCGTCGCCATCACCGCGCAGAACCACGGGTTCGCCCTCGAAGGCGAGGCGGGCGAGGAGTTCGACACCGACTTCGGCAGGGCCATCGTCAGCCACACCTGCGCCAACGACGGCACCGTCGAGGGCATCAAGCTCATCGACGGGAGCGCGTTCTCGGTGCAGTACCACCCCGAGGCCGCGGCCGGTCCGCGTGACGCGGAGTACCTGTTCGACCAGTTCATCGACCTGTTGGGCCGCAAGGCGGGAGAGAAATAA
- the carB gene encoding carbamoyl-phosphate synthase large subunit, with amino-acid sequence MPRRSDLNHVLVIGSGPILIGQAAEFDYSGTQACRVLRAEGLQVTLINSNPATIMTDPEYADNTYVEPITPGFVEKVIAQQAERGNKIDAVLATLGGQTALNTAVSLYENGALERYGVEMIGADFDAIQRGEDRQKFKDIVAKVGGESARSRVCFTMDEVRDTVADLGLPVVVRPSFTMGGLGSGMAYSAEDVERMAGDGLAASPSANVLIEESIYGWKEYELELMRDHHDNVVVVCSIENFDPMGVHTGDSVTVAPAMTLTDREYQTMRDLGIAILREVGVDTGGCNIQFAINPKDGRLIVIEMNPRVSRSSALASKATGFPIAKIAAKLAIGYTLDEIVNDITKETPACFEPTLDYVVVKAPRFAFEKFPGADPTLTTTMKSVGEAMSLGRNFIEALGKVMRSLENKRAGFWTGPDRDASLEELLTDLRTATDGRIYVIEQALRLGGTVEQVAEASGVDPWFVDQINGLVALRAELVDAPVLDEWLLRRAKHNGLSDGQIAALRPELAGESGVRALRERLGIRPVYKTVDTCAAEFEARTPYHYSSYELDPAAETEVAPQTEKPKVLILGSGPNRIGQGIEFDYSCVHAATTLSQAGFETVMVNCNPETVSTDYDTADRLYFEPLTFEDVLEVYHAEQDSGSGGPGVVGVIVQLGGQTPLGLAERLERAGVPIVGTKPEAIDLAEDRGLFGEVLVNAGLPAPRFGTATSFEQARRIAADIGYPVLVRPSYVLGGRGMEIVYDEETLQGYIERATELSPEHPVLVDRFLEDAIEIDVDALCDGTEVYIGGVMEHIEEAGIHSGDSACALPPVTLGRTDIEKVRQATEAIAHGIGVVGLLNVQYALKDDVLYVLEANPRASRTVPFVSKATAVPLAKACARIMLGATIAELRAEGVLVRTGDGATVSPHAPIAVKEAVLPFHRFRKADGSQVDSLLGPEMKSTGEVMGIDRDFGTAFAKSQSAAYGSLPASGTVFVSVANRDKRSLVFPVKRLADLGFRVLATEGTAEMLRRNGIPCDEVRKHFETENESGTDGRRSAVEVIRAGEVDMVINTPYGNSGPRIDGYEIRSAAVSVNIPCVTTVQGASAAVQGIEAGIRGDIGVRSLQELHSQLAEK; translated from the coding sequence ATGCCACGTCGTTCCGACCTCAACCACGTCCTGGTCATCGGCTCGGGGCCGATCCTGATCGGCCAGGCCGCGGAGTTCGACTACTCGGGCACCCAGGCCTGCCGCGTGCTGCGCGCCGAGGGCCTGCAAGTCACCCTGATCAACTCCAACCCGGCGACGATCATGACCGACCCCGAATACGCCGACAACACCTATGTCGAGCCGATCACCCCGGGCTTCGTCGAGAAGGTCATCGCCCAGCAGGCCGAGCGCGGCAACAAGATCGACGCGGTGTTGGCCACCCTCGGTGGGCAGACCGCCCTGAACACCGCGGTCTCGCTGTACGAGAACGGGGCGCTGGAGCGCTACGGCGTCGAGATGATCGGCGCCGATTTCGATGCCATCCAGCGCGGCGAGGACCGGCAGAAGTTCAAGGACATCGTGGCCAAGGTGGGTGGCGAATCCGCCCGCAGCCGGGTGTGTTTCACCATGGACGAGGTGCGTGACACGGTCGCCGACCTGGGGTTGCCCGTCGTCGTTCGCCCCAGCTTCACCATGGGCGGCCTCGGCTCCGGGATGGCGTACTCCGCCGAGGATGTCGAGCGGATGGCCGGTGACGGCCTTGCCGCGTCGCCGAGTGCGAACGTGCTGATCGAGGAGTCCATCTACGGCTGGAAGGAATACGAGCTCGAGCTCATGCGCGATCACCACGACAACGTGGTGGTGGTCTGCTCGATCGAGAACTTCGACCCGATGGGTGTGCACACCGGTGATTCGGTGACCGTCGCCCCGGCGATGACGCTGACCGACCGCGAGTACCAGACGATGCGTGATCTGGGCATCGCGATCCTGCGCGAGGTTGGGGTCGACACCGGCGGCTGCAACATCCAGTTCGCCATCAACCCCAAAGACGGCAGGCTCATCGTCATCGAGATGAACCCGCGCGTCTCGCGGTCCAGCGCGCTGGCGTCCAAGGCGACGGGGTTCCCGATCGCCAAGATCGCCGCCAAGCTGGCCATCGGCTACACCCTCGATGAGATCGTCAACGACATCACCAAGGAAACCCCGGCCTGTTTCGAGCCGACCCTGGACTATGTCGTGGTCAAGGCGCCGCGGTTCGCCTTCGAGAAGTTCCCCGGTGCCGACCCGACGCTGACCACCACCATGAAATCCGTCGGTGAGGCGATGTCGTTGGGCCGCAACTTCATCGAGGCGCTCGGCAAGGTGATGCGGTCCCTGGAGAACAAGCGGGCCGGCTTCTGGACCGGACCCGATCGCGACGCCTCTCTCGAGGAGCTGCTCACCGATCTACGCACCGCCACCGACGGCCGCATCTACGTCATCGAGCAGGCACTGCGCCTCGGTGGCACCGTCGAGCAGGTCGCCGAGGCGTCCGGGGTCGATCCCTGGTTCGTCGACCAGATCAACGGTCTGGTGGCATTGCGCGCCGAATTGGTCGACGCCCCGGTGCTCGACGAATGGCTGCTGCGCCGGGCCAAGCACAACGGATTGTCCGACGGCCAGATCGCCGCGCTGCGTCCCGAACTCGCCGGTGAGAGCGGGGTGCGAGCCTTGCGTGAGCGGCTCGGCATCCGCCCGGTCTACAAGACCGTGGACACCTGCGCCGCCGAATTCGAGGCCCGCACGCCCTATCACTACAGCAGCTATGAGCTGGACCCCGCGGCCGAGACCGAGGTCGCCCCGCAGACCGAGAAGCCCAAGGTGCTGATCCTCGGCTCGGGACCCAACCGGATCGGGCAGGGCATCGAGTTCGACTACAGCTGTGTGCACGCGGCGACCACGTTGAGTCAGGCCGGGTTCGAGACGGTGATGGTCAACTGCAATCCCGAGACCGTGTCCACCGACTACGACACCGCCGACCGGCTCTACTTCGAGCCGCTGACCTTCGAGGACGTGTTGGAGGTCTACCACGCCGAGCAGGACTCGGGCAGTGGCGGTCCCGGCGTTGTCGGCGTCATCGTGCAGCTCGGCGGGCAGACCCCGCTGGGCCTGGCCGAGCGACTGGAGCGTGCCGGGGTGCCGATCGTGGGCACCAAGCCCGAGGCCATCGATCTGGCCGAGGACCGTGGCCTGTTCGGCGAGGTGCTGGTCAACGCCGGTCTGCCCGCGCCGCGCTTCGGCACCGCCACCAGTTTCGAGCAGGCCCGCCGCATCGCCGCCGATATCGGCTACCCGGTGCTGGTGCGCCCCTCCTATGTGCTGGGCGGCCGCGGTATGGAGATCGTCTACGACGAGGAGACCCTGCAGGGCTACATCGAGCGCGCCACCGAACTGTCCCCGGAGCATCCGGTGCTGGTCGACCGGTTCCTCGAGGACGCCATCGAGATCGACGTCGACGCGCTGTGCGACGGCACCGAGGTCTACATCGGTGGCGTCATGGAGCACATCGAGGAGGCCGGTATCCACTCCGGCGACTCGGCGTGCGCGCTGCCGCCGGTCACCCTCGGCCGCACCGATATCGAGAAGGTCCGCCAGGCCACCGAGGCCATCGCGCACGGGATCGGCGTGGTCGGATTGCTCAACGTCCAGTACGCACTCAAGGACGATGTGCTCTACGTGCTGGAGGCCAACCCGAGAGCGTCCCGTACGGTGCCGTTCGTTTCCAAGGCCACCGCGGTGCCGCTGGCCAAGGCGTGCGCTCGGATCATGCTGGGCGCCACCATCGCCGAGTTGCGTGCCGAGGGTGTGTTGGTGCGTACCGGTGACGGGGCCACCGTGTCCCCGCACGCCCCGATCGCGGTCAAGGAGGCGGTCCTTCCGTTCCATCGGTTCCGCAAGGCCGATGGTTCCCAGGTGGATTCGCTGCTGGGCCCGGAGATGAAGTCGACCGGCGAGGTGATGGGTATCGACCGTGACTTCGGTACCGCGTTCGCCAAGAGCCAGAGTGCGGCCTACGGTTCGCTGCCCGCCTCCGGCACGGTCTTCGTCTCCGTGGCCAACCGCGACAAGCGCTCGCTGGTGTTCCCGGTGAAGCGGCTGGCCGACCTCGGCTTCCGGGTGCTGGCCACCGAGGGCACCGCGGAGATGTTGCGCCGCAACGGCATTCCGTGTGACGAGGTGCGCAAGCACTTCGAGACCGAGAACGAATCCGGCACCGACGGGCGTCGCTCGGCGGTCGAGGTCATCCGCGCCGGCGAGGTCGACATGGTGATCAACACCCCGTATGGCAACTCCGGCCCACGCATCGACGGGTACGAGATCCGTTCGGCGGCGGTGTCGGTGAACATCCCGTGCGTGACGACGGTGCAGGGCGCGTCGGCCGCGGTGCAGGGCATCGAGGCCGGGATCCGCGGTGATATCGGGGTGCGCTCGCTGCAGGAGTTGCACAGCCAACTGGCCGAGAAATGA
- the pyrF gene encoding orotidine-5'-phosphate decarboxylase, whose product MTPFGVRLAHAVAARGALCPGIDPHPELLAAWGLGTGIDALRTFSDICVQAFADVAIVKPQVAFYEAYGSAGFAVLEATMAALRDAGVLVLADAKRGDIGSTMAAYAQAWAGDTALAADAVTASPYLGFESLRPLLDLAAANGRGVFVLAATSNPEGAGLQGALTGDRTVAQTIVDAVGAENRRTGTGSVGVVVGATLAQPPDLDALDGPVLAPGVGAQGGRVQDLGRLGPRVLPAVSREILRAGPDVEAMRAVVAGLREQLARLA is encoded by the coding sequence ATGACCCCGTTCGGGGTGCGGCTGGCCCACGCCGTCGCGGCAAGGGGCGCGCTGTGCCCCGGGATCGACCCGCACCCGGAGCTTTTGGCGGCATGGGGACTGGGCACCGGTATCGACGCGCTGCGCACGTTCAGCGATATCTGCGTGCAGGCCTTCGCCGATGTCGCGATCGTGAAACCGCAGGTGGCCTTCTACGAGGCGTACGGCTCGGCCGGCTTCGCCGTGCTGGAGGCGACCATGGCGGCGCTGCGCGATGCCGGGGTGCTGGTGCTCGCCGACGCCAAGCGTGGTGACATCGGCTCGACCATGGCCGCCTACGCCCAGGCGTGGGCCGGCGATACCGCGCTGGCCGCCGATGCTGTCACCGCGTCGCCGTATCTGGGCTTCGAATCGTTGCGCCCGTTGCTCGACCTCGCCGCCGCCAACGGCAGGGGAGTGTTCGTGCTGGCCGCGACGTCCAATCCCGAGGGGGCGGGCCTGCAGGGGGCGCTGACCGGGGATCGCACCGTGGCGCAGACGATCGTCGACGCGGTGGGTGCGGAGAACCGCCGCACCGGCACGGGGTCGGTGGGCGTCGTGGTGGGTGCCACGCTGGCCCAACCGCCGGATCTGGACGCGTTGGACGGGCCGGTGCTGGCACCGGGGGTCGGAGCACAGGGCGGCCGCGTGCAGGACCTCGGCCGGCTGGGGCCGCGGGTGCTGCCCGCGGTGTCGCGCGAGATCCTGCGCGCCGGTCCGGACGTCGAGGCGATGCGGGCGGTGGTCGCCGGGCTGCGCGAGCAGCTCGCCCGGCTGGCCTGA
- the mihF gene encoding integration host factor, actinobacterial type, producing the protein MALPQLTDEQRAAALEKAAAARRARAELKDRLKRGGTNLKQVLTDAETDEVLGKMKVSALLEALPKVGKVKAQEIMTELEIAPTRRLRGLGDRQRKALLEKFDFS; encoded by the coding sequence GTGGCCCTTCCCCAGTTGACCGACGAACAGCGCGCGGCAGCGTTGGAGAAGGCTGCTGCCGCACGTCGAGCGCGAGCCGAGCTCAAAGATCGGCTGAAGCGCGGCGGCACCAACCTCAAGCAGGTGCTCACCGACGCCGAGACCGACGAGGTCTTGGGCAAGATGAAGGTTTCCGCGCTGCTGGAGGCCCTGCCCAAGGTCGGCAAGGTCAAGGCGCAGGAGATCATGACCGAGCTGGAGATCGCCCCGACCCGCCGCCTGCGCGGCCTCGGCGACCGCCAGCGCAAGGCCTTGCTGGAGAAGTTCGACTTCTCCTGA
- the gmk gene encoding guanylate kinase produces MRTGGGPGKAAVVVLSGPSAVGKSTVVRCLRDRIPDLHFSVSVTTRAPRPGEVDGVDYSFVSPAQFQRLIDDDELLEWADIHGGLHRSGTPAAPVRSATAAGVPVLIEVDLAGARAVKAAMPEAISVFLAPPSWEALEERLTGRGTESPEVQARRLATARQELAAKDDFDVVVVNSQLESACSELVSLLVAH; encoded by the coding sequence GTGAGAACCGGTGGTGGGCCGGGCAAGGCCGCAGTCGTGGTTTTGTCCGGCCCGTCCGCTGTCGGGAAGTCCACCGTGGTCCGCTGCCTGCGCGACCGGATTCCCGACCTGCATTTCAGCGTGTCCGTGACGACACGTGCACCGCGACCCGGCGAGGTCGACGGTGTGGACTACAGCTTCGTATCGCCCGCGCAGTTCCAGCGACTGATCGATGACGACGAACTGCTCGAATGGGCAGATATCCACGGCGGCCTGCATCGGTCGGGGACCCCCGCGGCCCCGGTGCGCAGCGCGACGGCCGCCGGCGTGCCGGTTCTGATCGAGGTCGATCTGGCCGGTGCCCGCGCGGTGAAGGCAGCCATGCCCGAGGCGATCTCGGTCTTCCTGGCCCCGCCCAGTTGGGAGGCGCTGGAGGAAAGGCTGACCGGACGGGGCACCGAGAGCCCGGAGGTCCAGGCCCGTCGCCTGGCGACCGCCAGGCAGGAACTCGCGGCGAAGGACGACTTCGACGTGGTGGTTGTCAACAGTCAATTGGAGTCAGCGTGCTCGGAATTGGTATCCTTGCTGGTGGCCCACTGA
- the rpoZ gene encoding DNA-directed RNA polymerase subunit omega → MSTPVENIDAASAYDTPLGITNPPIDELLDRASSKYALVIYAAKRARQINDYYNQLGDGILEYVGPLVEPGLQEKPLSIAMREIHADLLEHAEGEQ, encoded by the coding sequence GTGAGCACGCCTGTCGAGAACATCGACGCCGCCAGCGCATACGACACACCGCTGGGCATCACCAATCCGCCGATCGACGAGCTGCTCGACCGCGCTTCCAGCAAGTACGCGCTGGTCATCTACGCCGCCAAGCGCGCGCGGCAGATCAACGACTACTACAACCAGCTCGGTGACGGCATCCTGGAGTACGTCGGCCCGCTGGTCGAGCCGGGTCTGCAGGAGAAGCCGCTGTCGATCGCCATGCGTGAGATCCACGCCGACCTTCTCGAGCACGCCGAGGGCGAGCAGTAG